A portion of the Phacochoerus africanus isolate WHEZ1 chromosome 5, ROS_Pafr_v1, whole genome shotgun sequence genome contains these proteins:
- the ACSM5 gene encoding acyl-coenzyme A synthetase ACSM5, mitochondrial, which produces MRLWLRGPVLQALRRARGTCGSQGQPPPLPVPPKIVATWEAISLGRQPVPEYFNFAHDVLDLWSQLEKAGHRPPNPAFWWVDGRGAEVQWSFEELGEQSRKAANVLGGVCGLQPGDRMMLVLPRLPEWWLVSVACMRTGAVMIPGISQLTEKDLKFRLQASRAKSIITSDSLAPRVDAISADCPSLQTKLLVSDSSRPGWMNFRQLLREASSEHSCARTKSQDPLAIYFTSGTTGAPKMVEHTQASYGLGFVASGRRWVALTESDIFWNTTDTGWVKAAWTLFSAWPNGSCIFVHELPRVDAKVILNTLSSFPITTFCCIPTIFRLLVQEDLTRYQFQSLKHCLTGGEALNPDVRGKWKSQTGLELHEGYGQSETVVICANPKGMKIKAGSMGQASPPYEVQIVDDEGNVLPPGEEGNIAIRVRPTRPFCFFRCYLDNPEKTAASERGDFYITGDRAHMDKDGYFWFMGRNDDVINSSSYRIGPVEVESALAEHPAVLEAAVVSSPDPRRGEVVKAFIVLSPAYTSHDPKKLTWELQEHVKRVTAPYKYPRKVAFVSELPKTVSGKIRRSKLRSQEWGR; this is translated from the exons ATGAGGCTGTGGCTGAGAGGACCAGTCCTCCAGGCACTGAGAAGGGCGCGGGGTACCTGTGGGTCTCAGGGGCAGCCGCCACCTCTCCCTGTCCCTCCGAAGATTGTGGCCACCTGGGAAGCCATCAGCCTGGGGAGGCAGCCCGTGCCCGAGTACTTCAACTTTGCCCATGACGTGCTGGACCTGTGGAGTCAGCTGGAAAAG GCTGGGCACCGGCCGCCAAACCCTGCTTTCTGGTGGGTTGATGGCAGGGGGGCAGAGGTCCAGTGGAGCTTTGAGGAGCTGGGGGAGCAGTCCCGGAAGGCGGCTAACGTGCTGGGGGGCGTGTGCGGCCTGCAGCCTGGAGACAGAATGATGCTGGTGCTCCCGAGGCTCCCGGAGTGGTGGCTGGTCAGCGTGGCTTGTATGCGGACAG GGGCTGTCATGATTCCTGGCATCTCTCAGCTGACGGAGAAGGACCTCAAATTCCGACTGCAGGCATCCAGGGCCAAGTCCATTATCACTAGTGACTCCCTGGCTCCACGGGTGGATGCCATTAGCGCTGACTGTCCCTCCCTCCAGACCAAGCTGCTCGTGTCGGACAGCAGTCGGCCAGGCTGGATGAATTTCAGGCAACTCCTCCG gGAGGCATCCTCAGAGCACAGCTGCGCCAGGACCAAAAGCCAAGACCCCCTGGCCATCTACTTCACAAGTGGCACCACCGGGGCGCCCAAGATGGTTGAGCACACCCAGGCCAGCTATGGACTGGGTTTTGTGGCCAGTGGAAG GAGGTGGGTGGCCTTGACTGAATCAGACATCTTCTGGAACACGACTGACACTGGCTGGGTGAAGGCAGCCTGGACCCTCTTCTCTGCCTGGCCTAATGGATCTTGCATTTTTGTGCATGAGCTGCCCAGAGTTGATGCCAAGGTTATCCTGAAT acTCTGTCCAGCTTCCCAATCACCACCTTCTGCTGCATCCCCACTATCTTCCGGCTGCTCGTGCAAGAGGATCTGACCAG GTACCAGTTTCAGAGCTTGAAACACTGTTTGACCGGAGGAGAGGCCCTAAACCCTGACGTGAGGGGGAAGTGGAAGAGCCAGACAGGCCTGGAGCTGCACGAAGGCTACGGCCAGTCGGAAACA GTTGTAATCTGTGCCAATCCCAAAGGCATGAAAATCAAGGCAGGATCCATGGGGCAAGCGTCCCCACCTTATGAGGTGCAG ATTGTAGATGATGAGGGCAACGTTCTGCCTCCGGGAGAAGAGGGGAATATTGCTATCCGCGTCAGACCCACCCGGCCCTTCTGTTTCTTCCGTTGCTACTTG gacAATCCTGAGAAGACAGCAGCGTCGGAACGGGGGGACTTTTACATCACAGGGGACCGAGCCCACATGGACAAGGATGGCTACTTTTGGTTCATGGGAAGAAATGACGATGTGATCAATTCCTCAAG cTACCGGATCGGGCCCGTGGAAGTGGAGAGTGCCCTTGCTGAGCACCCCGCCGTCCTGGAGGCAGCCGTGGTCAGCAGCCCGGACCCCCGCCGAGGGGAG GTGGTGAAGGCATTCATAGTCCTTTCTCCAGCCTACACCTCGCACGATCCAAAGAaactaacctgggaacttcaggaGCATGTGAAAAGGGTGACTGCTCCATACAAGTACCCCAGGAAG GTGGCCTTTGTTTCGGAACTGCCAAAGACGGTTTCTGGAAAGATCCGGAGGAGTAAATTGAGAAGTCAAGAGTGGGGAAGATGA